Genomic segment of Rhodococcus rhodochrous:
CCGGCGACCTGCTCGGCCGCCTCGCCGAGGCCGGTGCGACACTGCTCGAATCCACCCTCGACGGCCTCGAGGACGGCATCCTCACACCCGCACCGCAGCCGGCCGACGGTGTCTCGCACGCGCCCAAGGTCACCGTCGAGGCCGCCCAGGTGCAGTGGACCCTCCCCGCACACGTCATCGACCGCCGGATCCGCGCCGTCACCCCCGCTCCGGGGGCGTGGACGATGATCGGCGACCTGCGCGTGAAGATCGGCCCCGTGACAGTGACCGACGAGACCCTCGAACCCGGTGAGCTCGACATCCGCAAGGACGGTGTGCTCGTCGGTACCGCCACGACTGCCGTCCGGCTCGGGACGGTGCAACCACCCGGGAAGAAGGCGATGGCAGCCACGGACTGGGCGCGCGGCGCCCGTCTCGACCCGAAGGTGCGTGCGCGATGAGCGAATCCGGCAGGCCCCCGCGGGGCAAGCGCAATCCCGGGGGACGGAACCCGGCAGGCCGCGGTGGACGCAACGGCGGAGGGAAGCCGAACCGCAACCCGGCGTCCGAGCACACCCGACGGCCGTCGAAGCCATCCGCCGACCCCGCACGCGTCGCCGCGCGGGACGTGCTGCGCGCGGTGCGCGAACGGGACGCCTACGCCAATCTCGTTCTCCCGTCGCTGCTCCGGGAGCGGCATCTCGACGCGCGCGACGCTGCCCTGGCCACCGAACTCACCTACGGCGCGGCCCGTGCACGGGGTCTGTTGGACGCCGTGATCGCCGACGCCGCGAACCGTCCCGTCGACGAGATCGACGGTGCGCTGCTCGACGTGCTGCGTCTGGGTGCCTACCAGTTGCTGCGCACGCGCGTCGCCCCGCACGCCGCCGTCGCCACGAGCGTCGACCTCGTCCGGGCCGAATTCGGAGCGGGCCGAGCAGGTTTCGTCAACGCGGTGCTCCGTCGTGTGGGGGAGCGTTCGGAGGAGGAGTGGATCACGCTGCTCGCCCCCGACGCGGACCGCGATCCGGTGGGTCACCTGGCCTTCCGGTACGCCCACCCTCTGTGGATCGCGCAGGCGTTCGCGCACGCGCTCGGATCGGATGCCTCCGAACTCGCCGACGTCCTCGCGGCCGACGACGCGCGCCCGATCGTCCACCTCGTCGCCCGCCCCGGGGTCATCACCGCGGAGGAACTCGCGCTCGTCACCGGCGGCGAGATCGGACCGTGGTCGCCCTATGCAGTGCATCTCGAGCACGGCGACCCCGGCCGCCTCGAACCCGTCCGGGAAGGCATGGCCGCAGTGCAGGACGAAGGCAGCCAGCTCGTCGCACGGGCCCTCACGCTCGCACCCCTCGTCGGCGAGGACCGGGGCCGCTGGCTCGACCTGTGCGCGGGACCGGGTGGAAAGGCGGCACTGC
This window contains:
- a CDS encoding RsmB/NOP family class I SAM-dependent RNA methyltransferase — encoded protein: MSESGRPPRGKRNPGGRNPAGRGGRNGGGKPNRNPASEHTRRPSKPSADPARVAARDVLRAVRERDAYANLVLPSLLRERHLDARDAALATELTYGAARARGLLDAVIADAANRPVDEIDGALLDVLRLGAYQLLRTRVAPHAAVATSVDLVRAEFGAGRAGFVNAVLRRVGERSEEEWITLLAPDADRDPVGHLAFRYAHPLWIAQAFAHALGSDASELADVLAADDARPIVHLVARPGVITAEELALVTGGEIGPWSPYAVHLEHGDPGRLEPVREGMAAVQDEGSQLVARALTLAPLVGEDRGRWLDLCAGPGGKAALLGAIAAIDGFAVDAVEPVEHRAELVRKTARDLPVTVHVADGREPGLEPGYDRILVDAPCTGLGALRRRPEARWRRQPGDVAELVRLQKELLASAIGLLRPGGVVLYSTCSPHVSETVAVVSDAVRRHGVEQLDTRELVPGVPRVGEGPGVQLWPHRHGTDAMFMAALRKPER